A portion of the Natronococcus sp. AD-5 genome contains these proteins:
- a CDS encoding macro domain-containing protein, whose amino-acid sequence MEFTIIRGDIANQTADALVNAAGTSLRMGSGVAGSLRRNANGPINQEAMENGPVDLGGVAVTDAYDLDADHVIHAAAMPHYGDGRATTESIRSATQKSLQKADELGCESIVIPIPGTGAAGFDFRKGAELVCQAVWNYEPSSVTDSRVIAYSQREYEALETIASDVRSR is encoded by the coding sequence ATGGAGTTCACGATTATCCGAGGAGATATTGCGAACCAGACGGCCGACGCCCTCGTGAACGCAGCGGGAACCAGCCTCCGCATGGGAAGCGGCGTCGCCGGATCGTTGCGACGAAACGCGAACGGCCCGATCAACCAAGAGGCGATGGAGAACGGCCCCGTCGATCTCGGCGGCGTCGCCGTGACCGACGCGTACGACCTCGACGCCGACCACGTTATCCACGCGGCTGCGATGCCCCATTACGGCGACGGTCGGGCAACTACAGAGAGTATTCGATCTGCGACGCAGAAATCACTCCAAAAAGCGGACGAGTTGGGTTGTGAGTCGATCGTCATTCCGATCCCGGGAACTGGTGCCGCCGGATTCGACTTTCGAAAAGGAGCAGAACTCGTCTGTCAAGCGGTCTGGAACTATGAACCCTCGTCAGTCACTGATTCACGTGTGATCGCGTATTCTCAGCGAGAATACGAGGCACTCGAGACAATCGCTAGTGATGTCCGATCAAGATAA